From the genome of Syngnathoides biaculeatus isolate LvHL_M chromosome 15, ASM1980259v1, whole genome shotgun sequence:
atttttcattttccagtgAATTTGTCGTAATTGTACGCAATGCGGTGTCATCTGTGTTCTTTAGTTTTTCTTGTCAGTGTGGCATCAGCGCTGATGACTTTGACCCTACTAGCTCATTGTTGCACTTGGCACGcagggtaagaaaaaaaaaaagagattacaCTTTTAATCTCTTGTGAACGCAGTATACACGGGAAGTCCGCGAAATTGTTTTCCGGACGAGGTCACGTGATGTAGCAGAttgtcagttttgattgacactgtcattAAAGTATTTGATTGCACAGTTTTGCGGTGAATTTTGTATTGCTGTAGAACTGCCAACGCAGCACTGTACTGAGagctgttctctctctctctctctctctctctctctctctctctcgctctcgctctcgctctatGGTATAAAGGTACAAATGTGTattataaagatttttttgtacCTTTCTTGCGCAGGTATTGATGTAACatcaagacaaaataaagataaatcttttgatgattttttttaaacgccttTTTCTTGGTTGCGTGGAGACAATAAATACCACTATCAATTACAGGTGGCCCTTGATCAATATTATTCCACATAATCCATGTATGACTTCTACAGATTGTGCAAAGGGTTGGCATCCTTCCACTTGCATTCTTGTCTTTTTTAGACCACTAATCATGACTTCATGACAGACTGGCGCTTTGGCTGGTTCCGCGCACCTGAGTGATGTCGTGCTGGACCAGTTACTGACAGGGGACCTGTGACCAGCACGTGGCCCCTGATAGAATACAACTGGTCCAAATATTGCACAAGCCTTGGCATGTCTGTCCTCACCCCTCACTCTGTACCTGAGGGGCCTGGACAATCGCTAAATATCCCCATTTTCTTTAATTACAGAACACTATATTGCTTTTGGACCTCGTGGAAGCCAAATATTGAAAGCAGATAGGATACATCAATGTCTGTCAACACCACAGCATATTAAAGCCAATTAAGTATTCTAGCCTTCcagttacacccccccccccatatcaaAATATAtgcagggggaggggggaagtaATCAGAGGAAGTAAAACAAATAGTATGGTGCAAGGTTGCTCTTGGGTTCATGTCAGTTCCATCAATGTACcaaccaaaaacaaagcaaagggaaaaaaagagacgTCATCAGCAAAACGTAAGAAATTACTGTATGTGGATGAAACCTGCTCTAATTTGAGATGGTtttatatggaagtaaatatgtgcaaccaagatttgaatttgaaatgcaacagaaaacaggatttgaatttgaaatgtaaagtgatcacattttcaatggtcATATTTCAGTGTAATCTTTCAATGTTAATTCAACTGGCTGCAATTCGCAGTCTAAAactcacagtctgtggcaccaggtcagaagcgaacagccagccaatcgcagttacgctttcttaggaCGTGATGTCAGGTGACTAAaaaaaagcgtaactgcgattggctgagtgttctgcctggtggcacggatGGTGAAtattagacagcgaattgtagcaactattgaaaatgtgatcactttacatttcaaattacgTTAAAAGtagataaaaatgaattttacatTGGGGTTTCTGTGCCCAAAAAACTTTGTTCATATTGCTTTGACAACTGAGATCATGTGGTTGTGCCGGTCACCATGCACTCTTCTGAACCGGGATGTGGCTGTCTCAGAATTTACCATGTAACATTCGAAATGTTAAATGGGGCTCAGCACACACTCGCCCCAATTTAAGTACCTCCGATCAACCTTAAGTACATTTCAGCTGTTCCGGTaggatttcccttttttttttcactttctggCAAAAGCTTGAATGTTTCGTGTTAATGATTGCTAATTCAAACTGTTCACAAGTCCCTTCACAAAATCTCCCAAACACGAGTGAAGTAAAAATGGGTTACAATTTGACAAGAGCAAGGTTGATATAAGTGCGACTACTGGTAGATTAATTGATGACTAAATTGCCCGAGAGTGCGAATGACTGTTTTTATGtgggctgcgattggctggcgaccagttcagggtgtaccccgtgtcctgcccgaagatagctgggataggctccagcaccctcgtgaggataagcagctcagaaaatggatggatgtaacctTATCATTGTTAAAAATGACCAGGgttgataagaaaaaaaacagaactaatAACAGGCATAAGCGTTCCAACATTGTACACTGGACTTCAGAGAAGAAGTTCGTCACTCTACTAAATTTGAAATAGTCATCGCTGATCTTGGCAggggttggggggcgggggggtcaaGGAATATATTGGGGCATCTGGGCTGTAAAAGCTCCATTATCATAATAGAGATAtgactgagaaaaaaaacccaaatggcACCCTAAACCTTTGTGCGGTGGGTCTCCTACCACCTGACAGCCAACACGGACTCAGCCTGACTTCACCTACCGCTGACACCGTGTTCATCCGAAAGCTTCTGCCGTAACTGCCTCACAAGAAATATTGTTGTTTTGATGTGATTGAATTCACTGCACCCAGACAAGAGGAGGTCATTCCGAGACCTGCCGCCGCATCCCAATACACTGTAGATAATAAGCAACATGGGGAGAATAAAGGAGAGCATCAGGATGAGGCAGTAGAGAGGTCACTTTGAGAACCTGGATGAGAGCACATGGCAAACAGCATCTCCGCATTCCCCActcaccacccccccccccatcctctccCTCTCAATAATCCACTCTCTGATGCACCAATGTTCGCGGCATTTTTTGGAGGCGGGCCGCGACCCGCGACCACCGGGCCTTAATCTGAGCCCTCGCAGCGGCCGCGGTTCACCTCTGACAGCGGCGGCCGGCTGCCAGCGTAGGAGTGGCAGGCTTAGCCTTCTCCAGAGAGACAGCTAGAGGTTGTCTGTACATGGATGGGCACTTCGCGGCTCGGCGGGGGCGGGAGGAAGGGGCAGCGTAGCAGCTGCTCAGGACATATGGGCAGAATTCATTAAATCTGGCAAAATGAGCCAATTGCGGAGGTGGCAAGAGTGAGCGTTTGTATGTCTAATAGGGAAATACTTGCTGCACTGGAGCTCCAGTATTCCACAGCATATAAATATTCAGAGCACAACTAAGCTGCATGATAGCTTCATCCAGAAGAATTAAACTTGATGGAGCAGATTCGAAGCCCAACTAACGGGCGGgcgaaaaaataataaataaaatggcatCGTTTTGATGGCCAGTGACTGAGCTTGTTAGATGCATAGACTTTGTGTCCTTGAGGTCTTTGGCTGCGCATCTTCAAATGTCAGGAGAGCGCTCTGCGTCTCAGACATAAACCTAATCACAATCTGTAAATGTTACAACTGTTTCCCTAATAGACGTGCACGCACATTGGAGGTCTCCATTGAAATTCACACACATGAACCGACCAAAGACGAAACTGAATGCTGATTGACGCGACTGGCTCGTGTTCAACACGCACCACGCCAAGCATTTCGTGAATTAAACAAATTTAGCATGAACGTGTCGTAGCAAACGGCGTCCTTGAACCTGCGCTGTCCTCatcgtatctttttttttttttaactttaaaaagcaatttgaacaagaGCCAATTTCCACGTATTCCTGTTTATCCAATATAAAGGTGTAATGTATGCTAATCCACCCGGTGTCAATAGGAACTGTGTTCAATGCATTTGAGATAATAGTGAAGGGGTTGCTCCTATCGAAGAGCTGCAAGATAAAGTCAATGGCACGGTCAATAACAATAGGGTTGTGGACCTTAATGAGGAATGTTAATTTGAACACAATCAACTGGATTTCAGCTTAGCTGATTATCAACCTTGGACTTGTATGAGGGTGTTGATAATGAATGCTATAGCCAGGACaggccttcaaaaaaaaaagttactacaGTGGTGAAAGTCCCAAAACAAACCTTCAGGGATGCAAATCCCAGAAAGTgttcatttagcaaaaaaaaaatgaaaatgctacTACTGCACACACAGATTTAGTTAAGAAATATAAATTGTAGATATCACACTGTAAGTGAATATTTTCAGTGATTCAAGTCACTGGCTTCTCAGTTCCCACTGGAGCCGTTCAGTCCAGACGTTTGTGTTCAGGTTGTAGGCTATGAAGCCTGCTCGTCGCTCTCTCCTTGATCCCATTCCATGAGCAGCTCTGAGGACACCTCTGTAAACAGATGATCCCAGTCCCAAAGCACATCTTCCTGCGGAGCAGCCAAAGAGGAATTGGGGGCAGACAGAGGAGCGCAGAGAAAAGAGAAAGCGAGGAAAGTGGGGGTAGAAGAGGGTGTACACATCATAAATCCTGATTACCAGGGAGGCATGCGGACGACAGCTGGACACTTCTTTGCTTGGTGCTTAGAGGCGATATTTACTAAAAATTCACTCACCTCCTTCACCTCCTGCTCTGGTGCTAAAACCTTTGTGAGGAGCTTCAAGTCGATCTCTCCATCCTGAAGAGACACTCCAGTGTATATGTTGCATGGAAAACTCAACTGATCACCTTGACAAGTTGAAGTGAAAATCAAACTTTTGACTTACAAGAGTCTGGAATGCAGAGTAATATTTCAGATCATTGTCCAGGTCCCGGTAGGTCATTACCCGATTGACTTGAACACTAATTACAGGACATAAAGTGAGAAGATTTTACCCTAAAATCTGGTTCCATGCAACACAACAGTTAGAAGAACATGAGAGAAGCTGGTGGACGCAAAGACTTCAAGATCAGAAAGCAGGAGGTGGTTGCCAAGTGGTAAACGCCTCAAACCGAAACCCAGCTGCTTATCTGCGGGTCGGAATTGAGTGAGGGGGCTCTGAAAGTGGCCGGGGCCTAGCGGCGCATGCCAGTCCTACTTATTGCACATTACACGCTACATTGCCCCTGCAATGAGTTCAATGTGGATATTATCTCGCACTGAGAGCGAGCCCCAGCCTAATAACCTCCACCACTGTCATAGCCTCGCTACATACTCGACACATGTCGGCATGCCTCTCGCTGCCCTGTAAAGGACCCGTTGGGTAAGGACCCAGTACCGCGCTTGCATGAATCACACCCAACAGTTATTTGTCCATCTAAGGCAGATCAGTTGACACACTTAGTGACACCGGTAAGAGTGGAGGACCATCTCATTCTGCAGTTCTTGCATTTGGACAAAACTGGTCTTGGGGACCTACCTTGGTGGAGCGGCTACTTGCATGTTGAGATCTTCTTCTTGCACTTCCTCCAAATCTGGAATGACTGGAATATCtagaaaaataatcaaatgtatTGGGATTTCTGGTTGGACAGTGAAAGAATCTTTAAATACATGAAAGTAAATCTATGTATCTATTTTGGAAGTGTGTATCAGTGTGGCATTTCCACCCCTCCCACTCTCACAAGAGCGGTCCTGTCACAATAGCCATGCGGGCATGAATATTCACGAGTTGAGGCGGCAGCTCTTCCCGCTGTGAGAGGGGCTCTGGCCAGGGGCTCCCCAGAAAGCACCCCCCGCTACCTTAGCATTTgggccctgtcagcgctgccCACCCCGAGGACCCGCAATGGCCGGTGGGCCGACCTCCATGTCCACTCTGCCACTCCGACTGGCGCGGCGTCCAGCCATGTGCGGGAGCGTTCGCTCGCAGGCCCATCTGTGTGGGGTCGGATGTCACCGCGCGCGGAGAGCCGCCAGCCCGCTGCTCAAACAGTGGGAACCCGCTTTAATTGGCAAAACGCAACAGGAGAGGGGATGGGTCCGCTCCCAAGAAGGACAAGGCAAACTTTCACAGAATTCCGCTTCGACATTTGTTGGAGGAGGAAAATAGGAGCAGAGATAATGAGATATACAGGGCGACAAGATGGAAATGAGCTGTTGAAATGTCTGCGCTTGTATTATCAAAAGGTTAATTTGTTCATTGTTGTCCTAATTTATGTAAAAAGTTTGGTTTTGACACGCTCACCTCATTAAATACACCTGCGCCATTTAATGGCATCCGACTGAAATGCTGCAGTGTTCACAGATTGACTGACACCACCGTCAAACAGTATTTTtggtattattaaaaaaaaagtcattatttgtGATTGTGGCTGAACTGTGTACTAGAGATGAGCAGGTCTGGCTCACATTGGTGAGGTTTCAGGTTTGAATCTCAAGTTTCCACCTTTCTGTCTGGCGTTTGCGAGGCCTACACTTTCTCACGTGGGTTTCTATaggagaaaggtgaggaatcagcccaggactacacaacaggacttggtcaatgacctgaaaagagctgggaccatcgtttccaaggtgactcttggttatacactaagacgtcgtggtttgaaatcacgcatggcagagaaggttcccctgcttaaaccagcacatgtcaaggcccgtctaaagtttgccaatgaccatttggatgatacagaggagtcgtgggagaaggttttgtggtcagatgagaccaaaattgaacttttcggTCAAAATTCCACTatcagtgtttggaggaagaccattgatgggttccatcccaagaacaccatccctactgtgaagcatggggttgttagcatcatgcttcggggctgtttttctgcacatgggacatgactattgcactgtattaaggagaggatgaccgtggacatgtattgtgagattttggggagcaacctcttgccctcggtcagagcattgaagatgggttgtggctgggtctttcaacatgacaatgacctgaagcacagagcagagagagaaaactaaggagtggctccgtaagatccatatcaaggttctagcgtggcctagccagtctccagacctaaacccaagagaaaatctttggaggacgctgaaactcagtgtttctcagcgacagcccagaaacctgtccgatctagagaagatctgtgtggaggagtgggccaaaatcccttctgcagtgtgtccaaacaactacatgaaacatttgacctcattaattgcaaacaaatgctattgcaccaaatattaacattgttcttttcaggtgttcaaatacttatttgcagctgtattgcacaaataaatcattaaaaaaaaatcatacattgcaatTTCAGATGTTCTTTTTGGATTAGCTCTCTCAcgatggacatgcacctacgatgaaaatttcagacccgtccatgatttctaagtgggagaacttggaatatagcaaggtgttcaaataattattttcttcactgtaagatcGTTAGCtttattgaagactcgaaattgtccatgggtgtgaatgtgaatctgAATCACTCTACAAGTGGCCTGTgactaactggcgaccagtctggGGCGCCAGCTCAACTGAAGCGCTATAAAATCTgaatgatggatgaatgaaagactttttttcaatCTTATTTTTCCAGTCATGGGAATAAAGGGCTTTAATCAAATTATGAGAAACACCTCTATGGATGATCCACTACATTTCTACACCACTTAACATAATGACAGATGAAAAACggaccattattattattattgtcaaaaCGGACTTTTGCCTGCATTGGAGACGCAgatgtgtacctaatgttgtggccgaTGGGTTGTTACGCAACAATCAGTACTTTCTGCGTCTCCTGGTGCAGTTACCTCAAAAACCGGCGACACCTTTTGGAAAATGTTGCTTTCCTGAAGACTGTTTGGTCTGGATGGGCCATCAGACTACACGTGCTTATTAGCGCCCCCACTCAGTGTTGTCACTGACAGCGACAAGCACGAGAGTAACAGCCACATGGTGACAGAGAAATGTTGAGTTGCACTGCGTGAAGAGGGCTGTCAGTAATCTCCAGCCCACAGTACTGCGGCCTGAGGGCAAAGTCAATAGCAGAGCTGAACTGAGGGAGAGGAGATGGACGTCTGCATCCTCTGACGTGAGGAAGTATCTTGGCATCTTTGTCGCGGCGGCTTTCGGGTAGCTCCAGAAACCAAACGGGAGCACGATGGCTCACGGGGCTAACATTGCATTTTATGACGACAAAGGAAAGAGAAATAAACAGTCTTGACTGTGATTATTTTTCACATATAATTATGAGAGTTTCAGAAGTTTCTGTCAACTTTTGGTGGAGTTAAGAAAAGCACCCCCCCCTTGATaacttatttatttacatttttttctaattaaagtaaattaaaaatgccaaaCTCGTTTATCCACTGACAAGATTCATCTGTGTTTCTGATATCCAAATAAATGCAGGCGCAGGTATTTCATATTCATGAGGCCCCGGTGACACTTTGTCCTCCCGTTTACAAAGCACAGCGTTCAGCAGAATCCGTCCCCCCTGGACCCCCAATCAAATTTAATGGTCTTAGCGCAATGACATCAAAAGCCTCGCCATCCGGCTCCTCGCAAATAGCATCCTGGCCTGTCTTTTTTGTCTACACCCACTTTGACACGACTTCAGCCAGAACCGTGCGACTTGAAGCACACTGTCGTCGATGCAAAGTGTGCTATCCGCCGGAAAAGAGACAACATTTGGAAATGAGCTGCAGGTCCAATCGAGAGTGGAGGTCAAGCAGGACGAGAGCCCCTCACGAGGAGCCATTTCCTCTCCGTCGTCCGCCACGCCCACCGACCTACTGTGTACGGACAACCCCGCCTGGGCCTGGACGTACACCATCAGATAAAGGCTGGTGGCGAGCGGCCTGAGCAGATCCTTTTTACACGGTCGGCTTCTGCGTTGACGCATGTAAATACCAAAAAGGGGATCATTTGCGGTCAATGTAGACCTTCCCCCGGCAGGCACACGCCAGTCGGCGACTTTGAACGGGACGTCTCGCCACATCAGTTGGGGGCCTCTTATAACGGACGTAGGGGTCCAGTCAAATGATCAGCTAAGCGTAAAATCCATTTTGAGAAGGGTGATGGGATGATATTCAACACATCAGCGGTTCGGTGTAAGACGGTGAGACGTGTAACAgatgtgtgcgtgtttgcagTCAGCGCTGCTATTTTAAGTGAACGTCAGGGAGCCGCGGGGGCAGCTGATGGTGCGATGGGAGCCGCGACCCAGGCTCCCCTCTTTTCTCCCAGCTAGTAGCCGGTGGACACGTGGGATAAGCGACTGGGACACAATCAAGATCGTAGGGGCTATCTCACTACCCCTCAGCGCTATAATTTCCAAAGCCCCTTGCCTCTCTGCCTCTGGCTCTGTTTTAAGAGCTCTCTCAGCACCGTGAAATCGTCTTTCTGATAACATTAAGAGCGAGAGAACTGAACTTCTTCAATTCAAAAATCTGACCATTTTTGACTGTCAACACAGGCAATATGCGAGGTCATTCACGTGGATTGAACCCTCAACAAATTATACCTTGAAgtacttaatttttttaatgatctacAAAATTTAAAGTGCTTCACAGTTCAGCATTGTACAGCAGCAGTGGCTATGTTTGCagtcattttgattattttttaaaaagtggactAAAGAATTCACTCATTATTAAATCCCGCAAGTGGCCGTCAACCAGTCAAGGTTCACGGTACCACTTGCTTGAAGTCAGCTgcgatttgaactccagtcctcacaactgtgatgcagatgtaTAACAGTCTATCAATATTGTCAACTCCGTTTTGAGCTGTTAATTTCACCCTATTTTACATGCTCTTTTGGATCGACAAAGAACCCGATTTTACATTGCAAAGGTTTTTAGTCATTTCACAGTTTAGTCCAGATGTTTGTTTTTCGCAGAATTGGACCTTCAGGTGAGCCAAAGCAGACATGTTCTATGAGAtcagtttttgtgtgtatatatatatatgtgtggtgaTTAACCGTGTTGCTTTTGAGCAGGGGCTGGGCACCCACTAAATTCCCTCACCacaattcaattcaaaaaggTATAAAATTCTGCTTAATGAACATGTTTACGTTTATCAAAAGGTGAGTGGTTATTTTCAAGGCGTCGGTGGTCAGCGTCAGTGCGCTACCTTCACATAGCTTCCGAGGAAAAATGTCACCGGCTACAATCTTGACGGCCCGCTTATCTGCACTATTGCTCGGAATAAATGTGCTGGGGAGGCACCGGAGGGTTCCTATCTGCCCGTGAGGAGAGACACGGAGTGGGGGACTGTAAAGGGGCTCTTACCTCCATCATCATCGGATCCTTGGGGAGTCTGTGGTCGCAGCCGGCGGCTGTGGAAACAGAGAGCGCGAGAGTATTCATTATTGAATACTTTCTAATGCAGCCTAAATGGTGAGGTCATCTTAAAAAGTGGAATACGCGGTTACTTGGTTCAGTTACACCCCCTTCATGGAAGCTTGGAAACTCGCTAGGATTGGTCCTACTATGGGATTCTACTCTGTGCGACCAAATTAGCCACCTGCAAAGGATCGTTTCTAGAAATAGCTAAaaagcacttttgttttttttccgatgACGAAAACCAGACAGTTTAGATGCAGTGCATCATGTTTAGGCGTCAAACTGGGCCAATCGACCTTAAAGCCTTTTAATAGAAAGGACCAGCTGCCCTGATGCCTCAAAAATAGATGCCTGCATGCATCCTCTACCTGCTCTCCACATGACCATGTCTATTCTAATCACAGCTTCGCTGTTATTCCAAGAATAACAGCAGAGCTTGGCTCCTCACAGTAATAAAAGTGATGACAActcagtcacatttttttttttgtacgtgtgTTCAATCATGTTAAGTGATTGTTGCTCGAAGGTAAGGATGAGGTGCATCCAAGGACAATCTCAATGAGCGCCAATTCCACTTGACTGCGGAGGGgaacatttaaatttaaagaCCTATGTTTATCCACGCACAGAAATGTAACTGTCATTGAATCCAATCAGCGGCGACAAATGCACTTGGAAGAACGGATGATGACACGGCTGAGTCAGCTTACTCTTCCAGGTCGTCCGCGGCGGCTCTTCTTGAAGATCTGTGTACATGggagaaagtaaaacaaattgTTCGTTTAACTGGTGTTAATCCCGCCTGTACAATACCAGTCTTCAAACATATCTTATGATAGTAATTCTGATCTCAGCATGGTCAGCGACACGCTTTTCCCTGGCAGATCTCCTGCCGAATCATGCTGCAATCTTGTAAGACTACACGGCACAACGTAGTGCTTTAATAACAACTGTTATTTTCAACATAGGCTCTCCGTTTCAGCACACGGAACAATCGCATCGGgtcaaaaaatatatgtatgggGTCACGATACAGTTGATGTTTTTATGGTAAACAGCCAAGTTAAATTTGGGTTTAGCATAGCATGTCTTCATTAGCAAAGACAAGTCGTCTTCAAGCCAGTGAA
Proteins encoded in this window:
- the LOC133513049 gene encoding intraflagellar transport protein 43 homolog encodes the protein MDEGVQLGESGPVKNVAKSGRRARLGADQSLGDARSARKPSTSASAGEGPPPKPPRRQGGWAEESSTSGSGKSSRRAAADDLEDRRLRPQTPQGSDDDGDIPVIPDLEEVQEEDLNMQVAAPPSVQVNRVMTYRDLDNDLKYYSAFQTLDGEIDLKLLTKVLAPEQEVKEEDVLWDWDHLFTEVSSELLMEWDQGESDEQAS